GTTAATACCTGTACCACCTGTTCGAGTTGAGAGCGACTGACACCGTAGGGATATATATGCAAGGGCAAATCTTCACCATTTGGTCCAGCAGACTGACTGTTACTAAACCCAATACTGTCCGTAAAGCCCATGGATTGGTCTAACAAACGGTCAAATTCAACCTGTCCAGGATTTCTATCTCCAGAGGTGAGGGGCAAAGGTAGCATCTGTCCAGAAGAGCGCCAGCCATTAGCTTGACGTGCTGGCATCAGGGATTCTTCCCCACTAATAGCATGATGACGATTGCCACCATTACCATTAATTGCTGTCAGATGACGCACAACTTTGACTTTACCTTCTTCATCCACAGTGCGTACCTGGGGAGTGGGCTGGTGTCCGCGCAGTAAACTATCAACGGTGTCCGCGACGCTTTCATGGACTACCCAACGTTGCCGCTCTGTCATCTCCACGGCAATTTCAAAGGTGGGTGGTGCTTTGCGCTCCAAAACCGTTTTTTGGCTACCCCGTCGTCTAGCCTCATCATCCCCGAGGGTGACAGCTTGAATACCACCGACTAAATCCGATAAAGTGGGGTTTTTAATCAGGTTCTCGATTTGGTTTCCGTGGGCAGTTCCAACTAACTGTACCCCCCGTTCGGCGATGGTGCGCGCTGCTAAAGCTTCTAGTTCCGTACCAATTTCATCAATGACGATGACTTCTGGCATATGGTTTTCCACTGCCTCAATCATCACCTGATGTTGCTGTTCCGGGCAAGCAACTTGCATGCGCCTAGCTTTACCAATTGCCGGGTGAGGTACATCTCCATCCCCAGCGATTTCGTTGGAGGTGTCAATAATCACAACTCGCTTATGCAACTCATCCGCTAAAACCCTGGCTATTTCCCGGAGAGCGGTAGTTTTTCCCACACCGGGACGACCCAGCATCAGAATTGATTTACCTGTTTCCACTAAATCTCGAATCATGCCGATGGTGCCAAATACTGCCCGACCGACACGACAAGTCAAACCGATGATTTTACCACTGCGGTTGCGAATGGCACTGATACGATGCAGGGTTTGCTCGATACCTGCTCGGTTATCGCCGCCAAAGGTTCCCACTCGCTTAATACAATCGTCTATCGCATCCTGAGTAACGGGTAATTCACTCAGATACTCGGCTTTATGGGGAAACCGAGCTTCTGGGCGACGACCTAAATCCAAGACCACTTCTACTAAACTATCTCGTTGAGGATGCTGCTCTAATGTCTGCCGCAGGTCTTGGGGCAATATCTCTAACAACTTTTGGAGATCGTCTGTAATCGTCATGCTCTGTTATGGTGACGTTTATGGGGTGGGCGGTGGCGCGATCGCAAATTAATCAACGCCTTGCTGTGACTTGAGCTGGGAAACGAGAGAATGGGCAAGCTCTACTGCCTGCCAGAGCAATTCTGGTTCATCTTCTAAGCGGACTGTTGTTTTGACACTGGTGTGACTCACCTCCCTAGTTTCTAACTTGTCTAACACTGGTGACAGCAATACCCTGGCATAGCTACCGTAGGCTACACCTGATATATGGGGTGGTTGACATTTGTCATGGGCAAGTAATCCTAGACTGCGCAATTTCGCGACGGTATAGCTGTTTGTTCCCCCGGCTAATTGCACATATCCTGGAAGATTTGCTGTCAAAACTTTTTGTCCTAATTTAACGGCTGCGAGGGTGGTACCATCGCCAATATCACCGCTCATCGAACGACCATCTGTTTGCCAAACGAGGGCTATATTATGGGCAGCGATCGCCTCAGAGATGACTTCATACAAAGCGCGGAGGTATGCAATCATCCCTGCTCCATCGGGACAACTGATTGCCACTAGTTTGAGGTTTCCCACCCATGGTAAGATAGCTTGCCACAGTCGTTGGAATTCGCTCAAGCGTCCAACTTGTGTATGAATTTCGATGGCATCCACCCCTGATGAGAGAATCAATGGCGCGATCGCTCCCGGTGTGATTACATAATTTGATGTATAAATCCTACCATAGGGACAAATTGGTAGGCAACGCCCGCAACCATAACACTTGTCAGGGATAACCCCAGAAAAGTTGTTTGTTATACCTGCAAATTCAATTGCTTGGGCAGGGCAAACTTTTTCACAGGGACGGTGACAATCAGGGGGACATTGTTCTGGGTCAAATTCTGCTTTGCGGAAATGGGGGTCTTCCCCATCATTGAGACTAACCATTAAAAATGGTAAATTGCC
The Calothrix sp. 336/3 DNA segment above includes these coding regions:
- a CDS encoding R3H domain-containing nucleic acid-binding protein, translated to MTITDDLQKLLEILPQDLRQTLEQHPQRDSLVEVVLDLGRRPEARFPHKAEYLSELPVTQDAIDDCIKRVGTFGGDNRAGIEQTLHRISAIRNRSGKIIGLTCRVGRAVFGTIGMIRDLVETGKSILMLGRPGVGKTTALREIARVLADELHKRVVIIDTSNEIAGDGDVPHPAIGKARRMQVACPEQQHQVMIEAVENHMPEVIVIDEIGTELEALAARTIAERGVQLVGTAHGNQIENLIKNPTLSDLVGGIQAVTLGDDEARRRGSQKTVLERKAPPTFEIAVEMTERQRWVVHESVADTVDSLLRGHQPTPQVRTVDEEGKVKVVRHLTAINGNGGNRHHAISGEESLMPARQANGWRSSGQMLPLPLTSGDRNPGQVEFDRLLDQSMGFTDSIGFSNSQSAGPNGEDLPLHIYPYGVSRSQLEQVVQVLTLPVVLTKDIDSADAILALRSHVKNHAKLRQMAKARQVPIHMIKASTIPQISRGLRRLLNIDDPDFTDERELQLFLHNGTDDEMDALEEARLAVEQIVIPKGQPVELLPRSASVRKMQHELVEHYRLKSHSFGEEPNRRLRIYPA
- the ldpA gene encoding circadian clock protein LdpA — protein: MTELLNPLRSLNKGHWFKLICGASFQHLPAVRSLAIAYTLAGADCIDVAADPAVVAVAYQGLQIAAQIGVEAQRRGFAYSGNLPFLMVSLNDGEDPHFRKAEFDPEQCPPDCHRPCEKVCPAQAIEFAGITNNFSGVIPDKCYGCGRCLPICPYGRIYTSNYVITPGAIAPLILSSGVDAIEIHTQVGRLSEFQRLWQAILPWVGNLKLVAISCPDGAGMIAYLRALYEVISEAIAAHNIALVWQTDGRSMSGDIGDGTTLAAVKLGQKVLTANLPGYVQLAGGTNSYTVAKLRSLGLLAHDKCQPPHISGVAYGSYARVLLSPVLDKLETREVSHTSVKTTVRLEDEPELLWQAVELAHSLVSQLKSQQGVD